From the Salmo trutta chromosome 2, fSalTru1.1, whole genome shotgun sequence genome, one window contains:
- the LOC115156020 gene encoding leucine-rich repeat, immunoglobulin-like domain and transmembrane domain-containing protein 1 isoform X2: MAAFRSVLCNDPEITLVPPNFPTDTSKLRIEKTAITRISSETFHYLNCLEFLWMSFNSLNSLNVDSFHGLRSLDELRLEGNALTSFPWESLTDMPDLRLLDLHNNKISSIPAEATIYMKNLTYLDLSSNSLATVPPEVLSMWLSVKPSQGDGESSKYILGLHDNPWLCDCRLYDVVQFQKSPSSSVTLIDTRLRCADPESLSGVLFSETELQKCQEPHVHTAVARVRSSLGSNVLLRCGTIGVPVPELSWTRADGKQMNGTVQEEVSKEGIIWSILSVRAVSYRDSGKYICKATNFVGTADAIISLVITDSFKNEEQGGSSKTRKQRGRKTGGFGKAAYQDKLVAKYIPPPTTTATTPIIEPLGPGGFTGKYDTESYDISNSVADGQTPGPPITETAMQEVEKEVLSNLAANASSLQAPAPPEKRVVRSVKIIGDTDHTVSLNWRAPAAKNTTEFSVLYAVFGERDMRRINVAAGKNRITIEGLVPRTKYIACVCVKGLIPKKEQCVIFSTDEAASASGTQKLINVVVITVACVIAVPLTLIVCCGALKKRCKKLLGRKSKDIQESYVTFETLSPGQKPTVMEGEYLARQQPDESNKLLSARSSVESEAICRTEGPPNEYFC, from the exons GAGTGTCCTTTGCAATGACCCAGAGATCACTCTGGTCCCACCCAACTTTCCTACAGACACCTCAAAACTGCGGATCGAGAAGACTGCCATCACAAGGATCTCCAGCGAAACCTTTCACTACCTCAACTGTCTGGAATTTCTCTGGATGTCTTTCAATTCTCTGAACTCTTTGAATGTAGACAGCTTCCATGGCCTGAGAAGTCTGGATGAGCTGAGACTGGAAGGGAACGCTCTCACCTCTTTCCCCTGGGAATCTCTGACTGATATGCCCGACCTGAGGCTACTGGACCTGCATAATAATAAGATATCGTCGATCCCGGCCGAGGCGACCATCTATATGAAGAACCTGACCTACCTGGACTTATCTAGCAACAGCCTGGCCACGGTTCCTCCCGAGGTTCTCTCTATGTGGTTATCTGTGAAACCATCTCAAGGAGATGGGGAAAGTTCCAAATATATTCTAG GTCTCCATGACAACCCGTGGCTGTGCGACTGCCGGCTCTATGACGTGGTCCAGTTCCAGAAGTCTCCATCATCATCCGTGACTCTGATCGACACCAGGCTGCGCTGCGCGGACCCAGAGAGCCTGTCGGGGGTGCTGTTCAGCGAGACGGAGCTCCAGAAGTGCCAGGAGCCCCATGTCCACACGGCTGTGGCCCGGGTCAGGAGCTCCCTGGGGAGCAATGTCCTGCTGCGCTGTGGGACAATTGGAGTCCCAGTACCAGAGCTGTCCTGGACCCGGGCAGATGGTAAACAGATGAACGGCACTG TTCAGGAAGAAGTTTCAAAGGAGGGAATCATTTGGTCCATCCTGAGTGTGCGTGCTGTCTCTTACAGGGACTCTgggaaatacatctgcaaagcgACCAACTTCGTGGGTACTGCAGATGCCATCATCTCCCTAGTTATCACAGACTCCTTTAAAAATGAGGAACAAGGTGGCAGCTCCAAGACTAGAAAACAAAGGGGACGGAAAACCGGTGGGTTTGGGAAAGCTGCCTACCAGGATAAACTTGTTGCAAAATACATACCTCCACCAACCACCACGGCAACCACACCCATCATCGAACCACTAGGACCGGGCGGTTTTACAGGAAAGTATGATACCGAGAGCTACGATATCTCAAACAGCGTGGCTGACGGACAGACGCCCGGTCCTCCCATCACGGAGACGGCGATGCAGGAAGTGGAGAAGGAGGTCCTTAGCAACCTGGCAGCCAACGCCTCTTCTTTACAGGCGCCGGCACCGCCGGAGAAACGGGTGGTGCGTTCGGTGAAGATAATCGGGGACACCGACCACACCGTCTCCCTGAACTGGCGGGCCCCAGCGGCCAAGAACACCACCGAGTTCAGCGTCCTGTACGCCGTGTTCGGCGAGAGGGACATGCGGAGGATCAACGTTGCTGCAGGAAAGAACCGGATCACTATTGAGGGCCTTGTGCCAAGGACAAAGTACATCGCCTGCGTCTGCGTCAAAGGCCTGATCCCTAAAAAGGAGCAGTGTGTAATCTTCTCAACGGATGAGGCAGCCAGCGCAAGCGGCACCCAGAAGCTCATTAACGTGGTGGTGATCACAGTGGCCTGCGTGATCGCTGTCCCCCTGACACTGATCGTCTGCTGTGGGGCGCTCAAGAAGCGCTGTAAAAAGCTACTGGGGAGGAAATCCAAAGATATCCAAGAATCATATGTGACATTCGAGACCCTCTCCCCGGGACAGAAGCCTACGGTGATGGAGGGGGAGTACCTTGCCAGGCAACAGCCAGACGAGTCCAACAAACTGCTTTCTGCTAGGTCCAGTGTGGAGTCCGAGGCCATTTGTAGGACTGAGGGACCGCCTAACGAGTACTTTTGTTGA
- the LOC115156031 gene encoding leucine-rich repeat, immunoglobulin-like domain and transmembrane domain-containing protein 2, giving the protein MAATLDSLLALALLFCRVTPGSTSCLPGCSCTNDNLGRSLLCMETAMGRIPDHVPNDFSKIRIENSHLTELPRGSFSKVSALVSLWLNFNDITLMNIKSLEGLTNLTELRLQGNKLRSVPWTAFQDTPNLKILDLKHNRLDVLPESALRQLPGLTYLDLSFNQLTVISRDVFLNWPLLNTQERTGGKEPGSGEANVVLALHDNPWLCDCRLKGFVEFIKSVSPPLILMNSYLMCTGPSSRAGKFFHEVGLKTCMKPEASASETNMTVSLGNNVTLQCLVKARPDPAIHWSYSLKIRRGFTVSETRVDDETIRSQLVIPSLHLSDRGVYTCFANNFIGNSSVSVLINIKSFNASSSGGAAMSLPPFPLASADENVYIDIRISKQTVYGITLEWYAATDNPAETWFTIHLGKYHSDKKELTYIGPGINTYSVNDLLPVTKYEACVTLKNQMPHAGQCIVFVTGSDISQLEQREKLIHIIVIVCAMVLAVPVGMYACTTDTRCTFSCLDRCTEQCKRRRRQEKTLRTNGERQGTFDSLQAASDEGLCGDSEEVMKKRSKSSDEKNNYKGKAQDLPETTTGAKLY; this is encoded by the exons ATGGCCGCCACATTGGATTCACTTTTAGCTCTAGCTTTGCTATTCTGTCGAGTTACTCCTGGATCAACATCTTGTTTACCCGGCTGCTCTTGCACAAATGACAACTTGGGAAG ATCCCTACTTTGCATGGAAACAGCTATGGGACGAATCCCAGACCATGTTCCAAATGATTTCAGTAAAATTCGAATAGAGAATTCTCATCTGACCGAATTACCCCGCGGCTCCTTCTCTAAAGTTAGTGCCTTGGTGTCTCTATGGTTGAATTTCAACGACATCACCCTAATGAACATCAAGAGTCTGGAGGGGCTGACGAATCTAACGGAACTACGCCTCCAGGGGAACAAGCTGCGTTCAGTCCCATGGACAGCGTTCCAGGATACGCCGAACCTGAAGATTTTGGACCTGAAACATAACCGACTAGACGTGCTCCCGGAATCTGCCCTGAGACAACTTCCAGGCCTGACCTATTTAGATTTATCCTTCAATCAGCTTACTGTCATATCCAGGGATGTCTTCCTCAACTGGCCTCTCCTCAACACTCAGGAGAGAACAGGAGGTAAAGAGCCCGGCAGCGGAGAGGCCAACGTTGTTTTGGCGCTGCACGACAACCCTTGGCTGTGTGACTGCCGCCTCAAAGGTTTCGTTgagtttatcaaaagtgttagTCCACCTCTAATTCTGATGAACTCGTACCTGATGTGCACTGGCCCCAGTTCCAGGGCGGGAAAGTTCTTCCACGAAGTCGGTTTGAAAACATGTATGAAGCCTGAGGCCTCCGCCTCAGAAACCAACATGACGGTGTCGCTGGGGAACAATGTAACCCTCCAGTGCTTAGTCAAAGCCAGGCCTGACCCCGCCATCCACTGGTCGTACAGCCTGAAGATTAGACGGGGATTTACTG TCTCAGAGACTCGTGTGGACGATGAGACCATCAGATCCCAGCTGGTCATCCCATCCCTTCACCTGTCAGACCGAGGCGTCTACACCTGCTTCGCCAACAACTTCATAGGCAACTCCTCCGTCAGTGTCCTGATCAACATCAAGTCTTTCAACGCCTCCTCCTCCGGCGGTGCCGCCATGTCTCTACCCCCGTTCCCCCTGGCCTCAGCCGACGAGAACGTCTACATTGACATCCGCATCTCCAAGCAGACGGTCTACGGCATTACTCTGGAGTGGTACGCTGCGACGGACAACCCTGCAGAGACCTGGTTCACCATCCACTTGGGGAAATACCACTCTGACAAAAAGGAGTTGACTTACATCGGGCCGGGCATCAACACCTATTCGGTCAACGACCTCCTACCGGTTACTAAATACGAGGCGTGTGTAACGCTGAAGAACCAGATGCCCCACGCCGGCCAGTGCATCGTGTTTgtaacaggaagtgacatcagtCAGCTGGAACAACGGGAGAAGCTCATCCATATTATCGTGATTGTGTGCGCCATGGTGCTGGCGGTGCCCGTGGGGATGTACGCCTGCACCACCGACACTAGATGTACGTTCAGCTGCCTGGACCGCTGTACAGAACAGtgtaagaggaggagaaggcaGGAGAAGACCCTGAGGACCaatggggagagacaggggaccTTCGACAGCCTCCAGGCCGCCAGCGATGAAGGACTCTGTGGAGACTCTGAAGAGGTGATGAAGAAGAGGAGTAAGTCCTCCGACGAAAAAAACAACTACAAGGGAAAAGCACAAGATCTACCAGAAACAACCACTGGAGCAAAGCTATATTAG
- the LOC115156020 gene encoding leucine-rich repeat, immunoglobulin-like domain and transmembrane domain-containing protein 1 isoform X1 codes for MVQGFSLCFCLALVCLGRCVCSTCPFQCSCFFHKLSDGSKARSVLCNDPEITLVPPNFPTDTSKLRIEKTAITRISSETFHYLNCLEFLWMSFNSLNSLNVDSFHGLRSLDELRLEGNALTSFPWESLTDMPDLRLLDLHNNKISSIPAEATIYMKNLTYLDLSSNSLATVPPEVLSMWLSVKPSQGDGESSKYILGLHDNPWLCDCRLYDVVQFQKSPSSSVTLIDTRLRCADPESLSGVLFSETELQKCQEPHVHTAVARVRSSLGSNVLLRCGTIGVPVPELSWTRADGKQMNGTVQEEVSKEGIIWSILSVRAVSYRDSGKYICKATNFVGTADAIISLVITDSFKNEEQGGSSKTRKQRGRKTGGFGKAAYQDKLVAKYIPPPTTTATTPIIEPLGPGGFTGKYDTESYDISNSVADGQTPGPPITETAMQEVEKEVLSNLAANASSLQAPAPPEKRVVRSVKIIGDTDHTVSLNWRAPAAKNTTEFSVLYAVFGERDMRRINVAAGKNRITIEGLVPRTKYIACVCVKGLIPKKEQCVIFSTDEAASASGTQKLINVVVITVACVIAVPLTLIVCCGALKKRCKKLLGRKSKDIQESYVTFETLSPGQKPTVMEGEYLARQQPDESNKLLSARSSVESEAICRTEGPPNEYFC; via the exons ATGGTTCAAGGTTTTAGTCTGTGTTTCTGCTTGGCATTAGTTTGCCTCGGACGGTGTGTATGCAGCACGTGTCCGTTTCAATGTAGCTGTTTCTTTCACAAACTATCGGACGGATCCAAAGCAAG GAGTGTCCTTTGCAATGACCCAGAGATCACTCTGGTCCCACCCAACTTTCCTACAGACACCTCAAAACTGCGGATCGAGAAGACTGCCATCACAAGGATCTCCAGCGAAACCTTTCACTACCTCAACTGTCTGGAATTTCTCTGGATGTCTTTCAATTCTCTGAACTCTTTGAATGTAGACAGCTTCCATGGCCTGAGAAGTCTGGATGAGCTGAGACTGGAAGGGAACGCTCTCACCTCTTTCCCCTGGGAATCTCTGACTGATATGCCCGACCTGAGGCTACTGGACCTGCATAATAATAAGATATCGTCGATCCCGGCCGAGGCGACCATCTATATGAAGAACCTGACCTACCTGGACTTATCTAGCAACAGCCTGGCCACGGTTCCTCCCGAGGTTCTCTCTATGTGGTTATCTGTGAAACCATCTCAAGGAGATGGGGAAAGTTCCAAATATATTCTAG GTCTCCATGACAACCCGTGGCTGTGCGACTGCCGGCTCTATGACGTGGTCCAGTTCCAGAAGTCTCCATCATCATCCGTGACTCTGATCGACACCAGGCTGCGCTGCGCGGACCCAGAGAGCCTGTCGGGGGTGCTGTTCAGCGAGACGGAGCTCCAGAAGTGCCAGGAGCCCCATGTCCACACGGCTGTGGCCCGGGTCAGGAGCTCCCTGGGGAGCAATGTCCTGCTGCGCTGTGGGACAATTGGAGTCCCAGTACCAGAGCTGTCCTGGACCCGGGCAGATGGTAAACAGATGAACGGCACTG TTCAGGAAGAAGTTTCAAAGGAGGGAATCATTTGGTCCATCCTGAGTGTGCGTGCTGTCTCTTACAGGGACTCTgggaaatacatctgcaaagcgACCAACTTCGTGGGTACTGCAGATGCCATCATCTCCCTAGTTATCACAGACTCCTTTAAAAATGAGGAACAAGGTGGCAGCTCCAAGACTAGAAAACAAAGGGGACGGAAAACCGGTGGGTTTGGGAAAGCTGCCTACCAGGATAAACTTGTTGCAAAATACATACCTCCACCAACCACCACGGCAACCACACCCATCATCGAACCACTAGGACCGGGCGGTTTTACAGGAAAGTATGATACCGAGAGCTACGATATCTCAAACAGCGTGGCTGACGGACAGACGCCCGGTCCTCCCATCACGGAGACGGCGATGCAGGAAGTGGAGAAGGAGGTCCTTAGCAACCTGGCAGCCAACGCCTCTTCTTTACAGGCGCCGGCACCGCCGGAGAAACGGGTGGTGCGTTCGGTGAAGATAATCGGGGACACCGACCACACCGTCTCCCTGAACTGGCGGGCCCCAGCGGCCAAGAACACCACCGAGTTCAGCGTCCTGTACGCCGTGTTCGGCGAGAGGGACATGCGGAGGATCAACGTTGCTGCAGGAAAGAACCGGATCACTATTGAGGGCCTTGTGCCAAGGACAAAGTACATCGCCTGCGTCTGCGTCAAAGGCCTGATCCCTAAAAAGGAGCAGTGTGTAATCTTCTCAACGGATGAGGCAGCCAGCGCAAGCGGCACCCAGAAGCTCATTAACGTGGTGGTGATCACAGTGGCCTGCGTGATCGCTGTCCCCCTGACACTGATCGTCTGCTGTGGGGCGCTCAAGAAGCGCTGTAAAAAGCTACTGGGGAGGAAATCCAAAGATATCCAAGAATCATATGTGACATTCGAGACCCTCTCCCCGGGACAGAAGCCTACGGTGATGGAGGGGGAGTACCTTGCCAGGCAACAGCCAGACGAGTCCAACAAACTGCTTTCTGCTAGGTCCAGTGTGGAGTCCGAGGCCATTTGTAGGACTGAGGGACCGCCTAACGAGTACTTTTGTTGA
- the LOC115156038 gene encoding RPE-retinal G protein-coupled receptor, giving the protein MAAYTLPEGFSDFDMFAFGSALLVGGLLGFFLNAISILAYISVKQMRTPSNFLVFNLAVADIMLNITGLIAAYASLFYSHWPWGQDGCSNHAFMGMTAVLASISFLATIAWDRYHQYVTNQKLFWSTAWTISIVIWGLAIFWAAVPLIGWGVYDFEPMRTCCTLDYTKGDKDYITYMGALTVFYLIFPAYVMKSNYDAIHTYFKKINKHRWNTSLPLRVMLFCWGPYEIMCIYACFGNAKLVSPKLRMLLPVLAKMNPIFNVWLYSFGNEFYRGGVWQFLTGQKFTEPVVVKLKGR; this is encoded by the exons ATGGCAGCATACACATTACCGGAGGGATTCTCCGATTTTGACATGTTTGCATTCGGTTCAGCTCTTCTTGTTGGGG GTCTTCTTGGATTCTTCCTCAACGCCATTTCAATATTGGCCTATATTAGCGTAAAGCAAATGCGAACTCCCAGTAATTTTCTTGTGTTTAACCTTGCTGTGGCTGACATTATGCTCAATATAACCGGCCTGATCGCTGCTTACGCCAGTTTATTTTATAG TCACTGGCCCTGGGGCCAAGACGGATGTAGCAACCACGCCTTCATGGGGATGACAGCAGTTCTGGCCTCTATCAGCTTCCTGGCTACCATCGCCTGGGACAGGTATCACCAATATGTCACCA ATCAGAAGCTGTTTTGGAGCACGGCCTGGACTATTTCTATCGTTATCTGGGGTTTGGCTATCTTCTGGGCGGCCGTCCCTCTGATTGGTTGGGGAGTTTATGACTTTGAGCCCATGAGGACCTGCTGCACTCTAGACTACACCAAAGGAGACAA GGACTACATTACCTATATGGGGGCCCTGACTGTCTTCTACCTTATCTTCCCTGCTTATGTCATGAAGTCCAACTACGACGCCATTCACACATACTTCAAGAAGATCAACAAGCACAGG TGGAACACCAGTTTACCACTGAGGGTTATGTTGTTCTGCTGGGGACCCTACGAAATCATGTGCATCTACGCCTGCTTTGGCAACGCCAAACTGGTCTCTCCAAAGCTGAGAATG TTGCTTCCTGTTTTGGCGAAAATGAACCCTATTTTCAACGTGTGGCTCTATTCCTTTGGGAACGAGTTCTACAGAGGAGGGGTGTGGCAGTTCCTGACTGGCCAGAAGTTCACTGAGCCGGTCGTTGTGAAGTTAAAAGGAAGATAA